Proteins encoded together in one Halomarina salina window:
- a CDS encoding type II toxin-antitoxin system RatA family toxin: protein MDTVKVSTLVYLPPEEVYDFLTDFPGYAKYSEHLTDVRQSGDGGPGTEYDMTFSWWKLDYTTRSRVTDVSPPDRIDWAIVKDIDARGAWIVDHVPEKAPEGRDDACRVSIYVEFNPDSADKSAINLPAFVSLGWVIDKVKPKIEEEAERIVRRIVRDLEGEDRPVDLVIHDSPDSV, encoded by the coding sequence GTGGACACCGTCAAGGTCAGCACGCTGGTCTATCTGCCGCCCGAGGAGGTGTACGACTTCCTCACGGACTTCCCTGGCTACGCGAAGTACTCCGAGCATCTCACCGACGTCCGTCAGTCCGGTGACGGCGGCCCCGGAACCGAGTACGACATGACGTTCTCGTGGTGGAAACTCGACTACACCACCCGCTCGCGGGTGACGGACGTGTCGCCACCCGACCGCATCGACTGGGCCATCGTGAAGGACATCGACGCTCGCGGCGCGTGGATAGTCGACCACGTCCCGGAGAAGGCCCCCGAGGGGAGAGACGACGCCTGCCGGGTGAGTATCTACGTCGAGTTCAACCCCGACTCCGCGGACAAGAGCGCCATCAACCTCCCGGCGTTCGTCTCGCTCGGATGGGTCATCGACAAGGTGAAACCGAAGATCGAGGAGGAGGCCGAACGCATCGTCCGGCGAATCGTCCGGGACCTGGAGGGCGAGGACCGACCGGTCGACCTCGTCATCCACGACTCACCGGACTCGGTCTGA
- a CDS encoding Na+/H+ antiporter subunit E — protein sequence MKKWPVVGGLLAVLWLFVNGFDATGTPVEMLEALVGALLVGVAVGFPIAWATRDIYTDQTNLARTVRIVPSAITYVLLFVRELLTANVDVAYRVLSPSMPIDPGVVAVPLRVESDLAITTIANSITLTPGTLTMDYDEATNTLYVHAITGRTNYESVVDPIRAWEDLALVIFDEARSPDDAPPTDRGGEVSGQ from the coding sequence ATGAAGAAGTGGCCAGTCGTCGGCGGCCTGCTCGCTGTGCTGTGGCTGTTCGTCAACGGCTTCGACGCGACGGGGACGCCAGTCGAGATGCTGGAGGCGCTCGTCGGCGCGTTGCTCGTCGGCGTCGCCGTCGGGTTCCCCATCGCGTGGGCGACCCGCGACATCTACACCGACCAGACGAACCTCGCTCGGACGGTCCGCATCGTCCCGTCGGCGATAACGTACGTCCTGCTGTTCGTCCGGGAGCTACTGACGGCGAACGTCGACGTCGCCTACCGCGTCCTCTCTCCGTCGATGCCCATCGACCCCGGTGTCGTGGCGGTGCCGCTACGCGTGGAGAGCGACCTCGCGATCACCACCATCGCCAACTCAATCACGCTCACGCCCGGAACGCTCACGATGGACTACGACGAGGCGACGAACACGCTGTACGTCCACGCCATCACCGGCCGGACGAACTACGAGTCGGTCGTCGACCCGATACGCGCCTGGGAGGACCTGGCGCTCGTCATCTTCGACGAGGCACGCTCGCCAGACGACGCCCCCCCGACGGACCGCGGAGGTGAGGTCAGTGGTCAGTGA
- the coaBC gene encoding bifunctional phosphopantothenoylcysteine decarboxylase/phosphopantothenate--cysteine ligase CoaBC, which translates to MLDGVNVALGVSGSIAAVKTVELAHELRRQGASVRAVMTESARGIVHPWSLQYATDNDVVTELTGRVEHVELCGRDGWADVLLLAPATANTVGKVAAAIDDTPVTTCATTALGAGVPVVVAPAMHEPMYDHPGVTDAIDRVREWDVSFVDPRIEEGKAKIATEEAIVLTTARACGDRPLAGRHVVVTSGATSERIDPVRTLSNRASGRTGRAVARACYASGAAVTLVHDGSEVPYASVRQVESAAEMTAAVLDAVDGGADALVSAAAISDYTVEPSETKLRSGEERTLDLEPTPKLIDTVRDAHPDLPIVGFKLETGGDDDDLASVARGTLERAELSFVVANDASVLGADETRVLFVRADSATEYRGDKAGLGLRVADELQNELGG; encoded by the coding sequence ATGCTGGACGGAGTGAACGTCGCCCTCGGGGTCTCCGGTTCCATCGCGGCGGTGAAGACCGTCGAACTGGCCCACGAGTTGCGACGGCAGGGTGCGTCGGTACGAGCGGTGATGACCGAGAGCGCGCGGGGAATCGTCCACCCGTGGTCACTCCAGTACGCGACCGACAACGACGTCGTGACCGAACTCACGGGACGCGTCGAGCACGTCGAGTTGTGCGGCCGTGACGGGTGGGCCGACGTCCTCCTCCTCGCGCCGGCCACCGCTAACACCGTCGGGAAGGTCGCCGCCGCCATCGACGACACGCCGGTCACGACCTGTGCGACGACGGCGCTCGGCGCGGGCGTCCCGGTCGTCGTCGCCCCGGCGATGCACGAACCGATGTACGACCACCCCGGCGTCACGGACGCCATCGACCGGGTCCGCGAGTGGGACGTGTCGTTCGTCGACCCGCGCATCGAGGAGGGGAAGGCGAAGATCGCCACCGAGGAGGCCATCGTTCTCACGACTGCCCGCGCGTGTGGCGACCGACCGCTCGCCGGACGGCACGTCGTCGTCACGAGCGGCGCGACCAGCGAGCGCATCGACCCGGTGCGGACGCTGTCGAACCGGGCGTCCGGTCGGACCGGCCGTGCGGTCGCGCGAGCGTGTTACGCCAGCGGCGCGGCCGTGACGCTCGTCCACGACGGTTCCGAGGTACCGTACGCGTCGGTCAGACAGGTCGAGAGCGCCGCCGAGATGACCGCCGCGGTCCTCGACGCCGTCGACGGTGGCGCGGACGCGCTGGTCTCCGCGGCCGCCATCTCCGACTACACCGTCGAACCGAGCGAGACGAAACTCCGCTCCGGTGAAGAGCGCACGCTCGACCTCGAACCGACGCCGAAGCTCATCGACACGGTCCGCGACGCCCATCCGGACCTGCCTATCGTCGGCTTCAAACTGGAGACCGGCGGCGACGACGACGACCTGGCGAGCGTCGCCCGCGGGACGCTGGAGCGCGCCGAACTGTCGTTCGTCGTCGCCAACGACGCGAGCGTGCTCGGAGCCGACGAGACCCGTGTCCTGTTCGTCCGCGCCGACTCCGCCACCGAGTACCGCGGTGACAAGGCGGGGCTGGGGCTGCGCGTCGCCGACGAACTCCAGAACGAACTCGGCGGGTAG
- a CDS encoding 50S ribosomal protein L44e, with the protein MQMPRRFNTYCPYCQAHHEHEVEKVRNGRSSGMKKVNDRQRRRRGSGIGNAGKFSKVPGGDKPTKKTDLVYRCSDCGKAHLREGWRAGRLEFQE; encoded by the coding sequence ATGCAGATGCCACGCCGGTTCAACACGTACTGCCCGTACTGCCAGGCTCACCACGAGCACGAGGTGGAGAAGGTCCGGAACGGCCGCTCCTCCGGGATGAAGAAGGTCAACGACCGCCAGCGCCGACGCCGGGGCTCCGGCATCGGTAACGCCGGGAAGTTCTCGAAGGTGCCCGGTGGCGACAAGCCGACGAAGAAGACCGACCTCGTCTACCGCTGCAGCGACTGTGGCAAGGCCCACCTCCGCGAGGGATGGCGCGCCGGCCGACTGGAGTTCCAGGAGTAA
- the tnpA gene encoding IS200/IS605-like element ISHmu6 family transposase yields MEYDLDSGAHSMFSLHYHLILTTKYRRGVLTEERTQFIHEVISGFTDNYGVELTNLDGEDDHVHILFRAKPTTDLVKFINTVKGATARRIRNKYADELKTELWGDSFWNDSYCLISTGQVSLDVLKQYVEDQRE; encoded by the coding sequence ATGGAGTACGACCTCGATTCGGGAGCGCACTCGATGTTTTCCCTGCACTACCACCTGATACTCACCACGAAGTATCGGCGCGGAGTGCTAACCGAGGAGCGAACCCAATTCATTCACGAGGTCATCAGCGGGTTCACGGACAACTACGGTGTCGAACTGACGAACCTCGACGGTGAGGACGACCACGTACACATTCTGTTCCGAGCGAAACCAACCACAGACCTCGTGAAGTTCATCAACACGGTCAAGGGCGCGACCGCCCGCCGTATCCGCAACAAGTACGCGGACGAACTGAAGACCGAACTGTGGGGCGACTCGTTCTGGAACGATTCGTACTGCCTCATCTCGACAGGGCAAGTGTCGCTGGATGTGCTGAAACAGTACGTCGAGGACCAACGCGAGTAG
- the mnhG gene encoding monovalent cation/H(+) antiporter subunit G, whose protein sequence is MTLASFTTAGSIVPLAIGPVRATLVALFVLVGAFFLLVGTVGLLRLPDVYNRMHATSKATTLGAASMFLACVAYFGVLGVGLTALVGIVFLYLTAPTGAHVISRSAQKMGVEFAGGATWPGGETRPDEPADAEPESDDD, encoded by the coding sequence ATGACGCTCGCCAGTTTCACCACGGCCGGAAGCATCGTTCCGCTCGCTATCGGTCCTGTCAGGGCCACACTCGTCGCCCTGTTCGTCCTCGTCGGCGCGTTCTTCCTGCTGGTGGGGACGGTCGGCCTGCTCCGCCTACCGGACGTCTACAACCGGATGCACGCCACGTCGAAGGCGACGACGCTCGGCGCGGCGAGCATGTTCCTCGCCTGCGTCGCGTACTTCGGCGTCCTCGGCGTCGGACTGACGGCGCTCGTCGGTATCGTCTTCCTGTACCTGACGGCCCCGACCGGCGCGCACGTCATCTCGCGCTCGGCGCAGAAGATGGGCGTCGAGTTCGCCGGCGGGGCGACGTGGCCCGGCGGCGAGACGCGGCCGGACGAACCGGCCGACGCCGAACCGGAGTCGGACGACGACTGA
- a CDS encoding NAD(P)/FAD-dependent oxidoreductase, with amino-acid sequence MTETTDAHDVLVVGGGIAGLTAGLFTARAGLDTLLVRAGESILRRNAHVENFPGFPAGVNPRTLLDMTERQARDAGCAIRAGTVTDVRASPDAPRSSEDPDSQKRFEVATDGERLLTEFVVVATKNDVAFLESLDVGVVKRGSKTYLDCEASGRTAVDGLYAAGRVAERPHQAVVAAGHGAETALSLLDDADTPFYHDWVAPEGYFTGRGREVPPGCEEIDDAERERRERASMETMREWFSEPHADAPTRHPSLVDDE; translated from the coding sequence ATGACCGAGACGACCGACGCTCACGACGTACTCGTCGTCGGAGGCGGCATCGCTGGCCTCACGGCGGGCCTGTTCACCGCGCGCGCCGGCCTCGATACGCTGCTCGTACGGGCGGGCGAGTCAATCCTCCGGCGGAACGCTCACGTCGAGAACTTCCCCGGCTTCCCGGCGGGCGTCAACCCCAGGACGCTCCTCGACATGACCGAACGGCAGGCGCGAGACGCTGGCTGTGCGATTCGAGCGGGGACAGTCACGGACGTTCGAGCGTCCCCGGACGCTCCGCGGAGCAGCGAGGACCCAGATAGCCAGAAGCGATTCGAGGTCGCCACCGATGGCGAACGACTGCTAACAGAGTTCGTCGTCGTGGCGACGAAGAACGACGTCGCATTTCTGGAGTCACTCGACGTCGGCGTGGTCAAACGCGGGTCGAAGACGTACCTCGACTGCGAGGCGAGCGGTCGGACGGCCGTCGACGGCCTCTACGCGGCCGGTCGGGTCGCCGAGCGACCCCACCAGGCCGTCGTCGCGGCGGGCCACGGTGCGGAGACCGCCCTCTCGCTCCTCGACGACGCCGACACGCCGTTCTACCACGACTGGGTCGCCCCGGAGGGCTACTTCACGGGTCGCGGCCGCGAGGTGCCCCCCGGTTGTGAGGAGATCGACGACGCCGAGCGAGAACGCCGTGAACGCGCCTCGATGGAGACGATGCGCGAGTGGTTCTCCGAACCACACGCCGACGCCCCCACTCGACACCCGAGCCTCGTCGACGACGAGTAG
- a CDS encoding HAH_0734 family protein, with protein MKNLIIHGDPGIRKDAVIEVDGEELYCFSVKRQGDWHGPDEVQLWCTVGTEDEMQTYETREYIPMHLDTEAVDAAAVTVKKGKGDLAI; from the coding sequence ATGAAGAACCTCATCATCCACGGCGACCCCGGTATCCGGAAGGACGCCGTCATCGAGGTCGACGGCGAAGAACTCTACTGCTTCTCGGTCAAGCGCCAGGGCGACTGGCACGGCCCCGACGAGGTCCAGCTCTGGTGTACGGTCGGCACCGAAGACGAGATGCAGACCTACGAGACGCGCGAGTACATCCCGATGCACCTCGACACCGAGGCGGTCGACGCCGCGGCCGTCACCGTCAAGAAAGGGAAAGGCGACCTCGCGATCTGA
- a CDS encoding monovalent cation/H+ antiporter complex subunit F produces MVSEPASGLLGAVVLGGLLLSSLVTLVAGYRVVRGPTTPDRVVALDVIGTNVVAIALLFALVTGEALFVDVSLVLAIIGFISTVAVARYVTEGDIIE; encoded by the coding sequence GTGGTCAGTGAACCCGCGTCCGGGCTGCTCGGCGCGGTCGTTCTCGGCGGGCTCCTGCTCAGCAGTCTGGTGACGCTCGTCGCGGGCTACCGCGTCGTCCGGGGGCCGACGACCCCTGACCGTGTCGTCGCGCTGGACGTCATCGGGACGAACGTCGTCGCCATCGCGTTGCTGTTCGCGCTCGTCACCGGTGAGGCGCTGTTCGTCGACGTGAGCCTCGTGCTCGCCATCATCGGCTTCATCAGCACGGTCGCCGTCGCGCGGTACGTGACGGAGGGGGACATCATCGAATGA
- a CDS encoding luciferase domain-containing protein, translating into MTDIVTTVSSWPGVSVAPHRFGGREFTVGGREFGHDHGTRQVDLPLTKRVRDVLVAEGATDSHHLFPESGWVSYYLDGGSESGALRLLRIAYLHHVASLKRRATKRGESLGPLDAVDVAAELDALDPSDDLRDAFGPVPA; encoded by the coding sequence ATGACCGACATCGTCACCACAGTCAGTAGTTGGCCCGGCGTCAGCGTCGCCCCCCACCGGTTCGGCGGCCGCGAGTTCACCGTCGGCGGCCGTGAGTTCGGCCACGACCACGGGACGCGACAGGTCGACCTGCCGCTCACGAAGCGCGTTCGAGACGTCCTCGTCGCCGAAGGGGCGACCGACTCCCATCACCTGTTTCCCGAGTCGGGGTGGGTGAGCTACTACCTCGACGGCGGCAGCGAGTCTGGCGCGCTGCGTCTCCTGCGCATCGCGTACCTCCACCACGTCGCCAGCCTGAAGCGCCGGGCGACGAAGCGCGGCGAGTCGCTCGGTCCACTCGACGCGGTGGATGTCGCGGCGGAACTCGACGCACTGGACCCGAGCGACGACCTGCGGGACGCGTTCGGGCCGGTGCCCGCGTAA
- a CDS encoding 30S ribosomal protein S27e has protein sequence MAGSFHSVRCPDCENEQVVFGKASTEVACAVCGHVLVRPTGGNADIEGEVLETVENRA, from the coding sequence ATGGCGGGAAGCTTCCACTCCGTCCGTTGCCCGGACTGCGAGAACGAACAGGTCGTCTTCGGCAAGGCCTCCACCGAGGTCGCGTGTGCCGTCTGCGGTCACGTCCTCGTTCGCCCCACCGGCGGCAACGCGGACATCGAGGGCGAGGTCCTCGAGACCGTCGAGAACCGCGCCTGA
- a CDS encoding acyl-CoA dehydrogenase family protein produces MELLDESVVPEHARDIKAEAREFAEEHVAPVAGEYHDSGEYPWEVLEAGMDAGLVAQDIGEEWGGRGLDLYEIFAIAEELYRADAGIGLTLMLASFGAEIVEEHGSEEQKEEFLRPIAENEQITGLAVSEPETGSDLAGMQTSAEKDDEAGEWVLNGEKYWVGNAVEADWLTVYAKTGDSEDRYGNFSMFIVPTDAPGYEAEHIPEKIGMRASKQGHIVFDDCRIPEENIIGVEGAGFYMLAEFFNHGRIVVGGHGLGLAAAALEEAWDFVHGRTAFGRDISEFQAIQHMLADMRMEFEAARSLNWRAAEKVAENENAGFWAASAKTKSTEVANFCAERAMQMHGGRSILQERRISRVYRDVRIPVVYEGANEIQRNLIYRQSQY; encoded by the coding sequence ATGGAGTTACTCGACGAGTCGGTCGTCCCGGAACACGCTCGTGACATCAAGGCCGAGGCGCGCGAGTTCGCCGAGGAACACGTCGCCCCGGTCGCCGGGGAGTACCACGACTCGGGGGAGTACCCGTGGGAGGTGCTCGAGGCGGGGATGGACGCCGGCCTGGTCGCCCAGGACATCGGCGAGGAGTGGGGCGGACGCGGCCTCGACCTCTACGAGATATTCGCCATCGCGGAGGAGCTGTACCGCGCCGACGCCGGCATCGGGCTGACGCTGATGCTCGCGTCGTTCGGCGCCGAAATCGTCGAGGAGCACGGCTCGGAGGAACAGAAGGAGGAGTTCCTCCGCCCCATCGCCGAGAACGAGCAGATCACGGGCCTCGCGGTCTCGGAACCCGAGACCGGCAGCGACCTCGCCGGGATGCAGACGAGCGCCGAGAAGGACGACGAGGCCGGCGAGTGGGTGCTCAACGGCGAGAAGTACTGGGTCGGCAACGCCGTCGAAGCCGACTGGCTCACCGTCTACGCGAAGACCGGCGACTCCGAGGACCGCTACGGCAACTTCTCGATGTTCATCGTCCCGACGGACGCCCCCGGTTACGAGGCCGAGCACATCCCCGAGAAGATCGGCATGCGCGCCTCGAAGCAGGGCCACATCGTCTTCGACGACTGCCGCATCCCCGAGGAGAACATCATCGGCGTCGAGGGCGCGGGCTTCTACATGCTCGCGGAGTTCTTCAACCACGGCCGCATCGTCGTCGGGGGCCACGGTCTCGGTCTGGCCGCCGCCGCCCTCGAAGAAGCGTGGGACTTCGTCCACGGCCGGACCGCGTTCGGTCGCGACATCTCCGAGTTCCAGGCCATCCAGCACATGCTCGCGGACATGCGCATGGAGTTCGAGGCCGCTCGCTCGCTCAACTGGCGCGCCGCGGAGAAGGTCGCCGAGAACGAGAACGCCGGGTTCTGGGCCGCCAGCGCGAAGACGAAGTCGACCGAAGTGGCGAACTTCTGTGCAGAGCGCGCGATGCAGATGCACGGCGGGCGCTCCATCCTGCAGGAGCGGCGCATCTCGCGGGTGTACCGCGACGTCCGCATCCCGGTCGTCTACGAGGGTGCCAACGAGATACAGCGCAACCTCATCTACCGACAGTCGCAGTACTGA
- a CDS encoding GNAT family N-acetyltransferase, whose translation MSLQYRPVPDDDVDEFRRLLTYAFSPTDTHEPLDEDEELPPPAQPGARRGIYDGDELLCTGTHHWFTLDVRGSKHDVPGLSAVSTPPWNRRRGLVRRLLHESLTEYRDRESWFSVLWPFEHPFYASFGWATTTDYGEISVTPDALDFVDDVHPDGSFVELDADRWADLEAVYREANDHTLAMYRTEEWWRKRVFQGWEDEPYVAGVEREVEGEETLVGYLVYRFDEDGDDRTLTVQETCAVDHDAYVELLRFCRYHDSQVGTVELYGRPDTDPFDLVTDPRDVSIELRPGPMVRLVDVERALGVLDYPDDATGSVTLAVDDDLATWNDDAFRLTVEDGRATCEPVGELPADEDATLGVGALSQLAVGYRSAGRLREIGRLSADDGTVEALDALFPTEEVVLREGF comes from the coding sequence ATGTCCCTTCAGTACCGGCCGGTCCCCGACGACGACGTCGACGAGTTCCGCCGCCTCCTCACCTACGCGTTCAGCCCGACCGACACCCACGAACCGCTCGACGAGGACGAGGAACTCCCGCCGCCAGCGCAACCCGGCGCTCGACGCGGAATCTACGACGGCGACGAACTGCTCTGTACGGGCACTCACCACTGGTTCACACTGGACGTCCGCGGGTCGAAACACGACGTGCCGGGGCTCTCGGCCGTCTCGACGCCGCCGTGGAACCGACGGCGCGGACTCGTCCGGCGACTCCTCCACGAGTCGCTGACGGAGTACCGCGACCGCGAGTCCTGGTTCTCGGTGCTCTGGCCGTTCGAGCACCCGTTCTACGCGTCGTTCGGCTGGGCGACGACGACCGACTACGGCGAGATCAGCGTCACCCCCGACGCCCTCGACTTCGTCGACGACGTCCACCCGGACGGGTCGTTCGTCGAACTCGACGCCGACCGGTGGGCGGACCTGGAGGCCGTCTACCGCGAGGCGAACGACCACACGCTCGCGATGTACCGGACCGAGGAGTGGTGGCGCAAGCGCGTCTTCCAGGGCTGGGAGGACGAACCGTACGTCGCTGGCGTCGAGCGCGAGGTCGAGGGCGAGGAGACGCTCGTCGGCTATCTCGTCTACCGGTTCGACGAGGACGGTGACGACCGGACGCTGACGGTCCAGGAGACGTGCGCCGTCGACCACGACGCCTACGTCGAACTGCTCCGGTTCTGCCGGTACCACGACTCCCAGGTCGGCACCGTCGAACTGTACGGTCGACCCGACACCGACCCGTTCGACCTCGTCACGGACCCGCGCGACGTGAGCATCGAACTCCGCCCCGGCCCGATGGTCCGCCTCGTCGACGTCGAACGCGCGCTGGGCGTCCTCGACTACCCGGACGACGCGACGGGGTCGGTCACGCTCGCGGTCGACGACGACCTCGCGACGTGGAACGACGACGCGTTCCGGCTCACCGTCGAGGACGGCCGTGCGACGTGCGAACCGGTGGGAGAGCTACCGGCCGACGAGGACGCCACGCTCGGCGTCGGCGCACTGTCGCAACTCGCCGTCGGCTACCGCTCGGCGGGACGACTCCGGGAGATTGGACGCCTCTCGGCCGACGACGGGACCGTCGAGGCGCTCGACGCGCTGTTCCCGACCGAGGAAGTGGTTCTCCGCGAGGGGTTCTGA
- a CDS encoding RNA-guided endonuclease InsQ/TnpB family protein, which yields MYYAYKYRLKPSDAHREELDRHRDICRQLYNHALYRFDQIPEDAGTLNQRVRSIRDELPSLKEWWDGLSGVYSTVLQTAVMRIEQNVKSLGGLKEDGHGVGQLTWKPPREFRSFTYSQSGFKLDKKGGQTVLSLSKLADIPIRLHRAIPDDAKLKQVSVKKEPTGEWFATFGVQMDREPPEPPENPEKCVGIDVGILKYAHDTDGTAVGSLDLSDDRERLEREQRKLSRKQHESNNWERQRRRVAECHADLRRKRRDFLHKLSNYYAREYDLVAVEDLNVKGMMESPSNSRNTASAAWRTFLSLLEYKCKREGAHFVAVNPRGTTKECASCGVSTDKPLWVREHSCPACGFEADRDANAAWNIRSRGLKDVGVGYSESTPVETALPVDTVVSAKRVIEAGSPTLTERTASAVSE from the coding sequence ATGTACTACGCCTACAAGTACCGTCTCAAGCCGTCCGACGCCCACCGAGAGGAGTTGGACCGCCATCGAGACATTTGTCGGCAACTGTACAATCACGCGCTCTACCGATTCGACCAAATCCCTGAGGACGCAGGCACGCTCAATCAGCGTGTTCGGTCCATCCGAGACGAACTCCCGTCCCTGAAAGAGTGGTGGGATGGCCTCTCGGGCGTGTATTCGACAGTTCTGCAAACAGCGGTCATGCGAATCGAGCAGAACGTCAAGTCTCTTGGTGGACTCAAAGAGGACGGCCACGGCGTCGGTCAACTCACGTGGAAGCCGCCACGGGAGTTTCGCAGTTTCACCTACAGTCAGTCTGGCTTCAAGCTCGACAAGAAAGGCGGTCAGACTGTCCTGTCACTCTCGAAACTCGCAGACATACCGATTCGGCTTCACCGCGCCATCCCTGACGACGCGAAGCTCAAGCAGGTCTCGGTCAAGAAGGAACCGACGGGCGAATGGTTCGCCACGTTCGGCGTCCAAATGGACCGCGAACCGCCCGAGCCGCCTGAGAACCCTGAGAAGTGCGTCGGCATCGACGTCGGGATACTCAAGTACGCCCACGACACCGACGGCACGGCAGTCGGATCGCTCGACCTCTCCGACGACCGCGAACGGTTGGAGCGCGAGCAACGGAAGCTCTCGCGGAAGCAACACGAGTCGAATAACTGGGAGAGACAACGGCGTCGAGTCGCGGAGTGTCACGCCGACCTCCGACGGAAGCGCCGCGACTTTCTCCATAAACTCTCGAACTACTACGCTCGGGAGTACGACCTCGTGGCGGTCGAAGACCTGAACGTGAAGGGGATGATGGAGTCGCCGTCGAACAGCCGCAACACGGCGTCTGCGGCATGGCGGACGTTCCTCTCGTTGCTCGAATACAAGTGCAAGCGAGAGGGGGCGCACTTCGTCGCGGTTAACCCGAGAGGGACGACCAAGGAGTGTGCGTCCTGTGGTGTCTCGACGGACAAGCCGTTGTGGGTCCGTGAACACTCCTGTCCCGCCTGCGGGTTTGAGGCGGACAGGGACGCGAACGCGGCGTGGAACATTCGTTCTCGCGGTCTCAAAGATGTAGGAGTGGGATACTCCGAATCAACGCCTGTGGAGACTGCGCTCCCTGTGGACACTGTTGTATCTGCAAAGCGCGTCATCGAAGCAGGAAGCCCGACCCTCACAGAGCGAACGGCGTCAGCCGTGAGCGAGTAG